The Marinobacter subterrani genome has a segment encoding these proteins:
- the accA gene encoding acetyl-CoA carboxylase carboxyl transferase subunit alpha: MNPNYLDFEQPIADLEAKIEELRMVGNDTDINISDEITRLKKKSVSLTESIFSDLQPWDVSRLARHPRRPYTLDYIEHMFEDFDELHGDRRYADDLAIVGGTARLDDKPVMIIGHQKGREVRDKVKRNFGMPRPEGYRKALRLMEMAERFRMPILTFIDTPGAYPGIGAEERGQSEAIAFNLAVMSRLKTPIISTVIGEGGSGGALAIGVCDQLNMLQYSTYAVISPEGCASILWKSAEYAAQAAEAMGVTADRLKDLGLADNVVREPLGGAHRNPEKMSKALKDVLAKGVAELSRLPLDELVSRRYERLTRYDTGR, from the coding sequence ATGAACCCTAATTATCTGGATTTCGAACAGCCAATTGCCGACCTGGAAGCCAAGATTGAAGAGCTTCGTATGGTGGGTAACGACACCGACATCAATATCTCCGATGAAATCACCCGGTTGAAGAAGAAAAGCGTCAGCCTGACGGAGAGTATTTTTTCGGACCTGCAGCCCTGGGACGTCTCCCGTCTGGCCCGGCATCCGCGCAGGCCCTATACCCTCGATTACATTGAGCACATGTTCGAGGATTTTGACGAGTTGCACGGTGACCGCCGCTACGCTGACGACCTGGCGATTGTGGGCGGTACCGCCCGGCTGGATGACAAGCCAGTCATGATCATTGGTCACCAGAAGGGCCGGGAAGTGCGTGACAAGGTAAAGCGCAACTTTGGCATGCCCCGTCCGGAGGGCTATCGCAAAGCCCTGCGCCTGATGGAAATGGCCGAGCGGTTCAGGATGCCGATTCTGACCTTTATCGACACCCCGGGTGCCTATCCGGGCATCGGTGCCGAGGAGCGGGGCCAGAGTGAGGCCATTGCGTTCAACCTGGCGGTGATGTCACGCCTGAAAACGCCCATCATCTCCACCGTGATTGGTGAGGGGGGGTCCGGCGGCGCCCTGGCGATCGGTGTCTGTGATCAACTGAACATGCTCCAGTACTCCACCTACGCGGTTATTTCTCCGGAAGGCTGCGCCTCGATTCTCTGGAAGAGCGCGGAGTACGCGGCCCAGGCAGCAGAGGCCATGGGCGTTACTGCAGACCGCCTGAAAGACCTCGGGCTGGCGGATAATGTTGTCCGCGAACCTCTGGGTGGCGCGCACCGGAACCCGGAGAAAATGTCAAAGGCGCTGAAGGACGTGCTTGCAAAGGGCGTTGCTGAACTCAGTCGCCTGCCCCTGGATGAACTGGTTTCCCGCCGCTACGAGCGGCTGACCCGCTATGACACCGGGCGCTGA
- the tilS gene encoding tRNA lysidine(34) synthetase TilS has translation MTPGAEPTLGFHWPEALCAPVRALPDFSRLWVALSGGLDSTLLLHLAAQCHGGAGPVNAVHINHQLQPNAAETEAFCRSLCAGLNVPLVVERVSVASGEGSSGSGGIEEAARKARYAALERLVEPGDLLLMAHHGDDQAETVLFRLLRGSGVAGLAGMPASRALGGGRLFRPLLHLERSELERWARAAGLAWIDDPSNTDERFDRNFLRHRVLPLLRSRWPGLARRLRHTADACAESETLNRKLAALQWQSLAGEGDRLPVAGLYALSLAEQKNLIRWWARERGFQPPSITDWRQSLNDLLYAGQDREPELRADGFSLRRFQGDLYLVPETRPLPETPVVVEPGSSLRWGEWTLTLVASPKSPPPPIRVSTRQGGERVRFHPDGPSRSLKKWLQERAVPPWERARLPLVFAGPEGAGELIAIGDLWCSEQYSGGAHAAGWRLVVERECD, from the coding sequence ATGACACCGGGCGCTGAGCCCACTCTCGGATTCCACTGGCCGGAGGCGCTTTGCGCCCCGGTCAGAGCTCTCCCCGATTTCTCCCGTCTGTGGGTCGCCCTGAGCGGCGGGCTGGACTCGACCCTGCTTCTGCATCTTGCCGCTCAATGTCATGGCGGTGCCGGCCCCGTAAATGCTGTTCACATCAATCACCAGTTGCAGCCCAACGCTGCGGAAACCGAGGCGTTCTGCCGGTCCCTCTGCGCCGGGCTGAATGTTCCACTGGTAGTGGAGCGGGTGTCGGTTGCCTCCGGTGAAGGCTCCAGCGGTTCCGGCGGCATCGAGGAAGCGGCCAGAAAGGCTCGCTATGCCGCTCTGGAGCGGCTGGTAGAACCGGGTGATCTCCTGTTGATGGCCCACCACGGCGACGATCAGGCTGAAACCGTTTTGTTCAGACTGCTCAGGGGGAGTGGCGTGGCGGGGCTGGCTGGCATGCCGGCCAGTCGGGCGCTGGGCGGGGGGCGTCTGTTTCGGCCATTGTTGCATCTGGAGCGGTCCGAGCTTGAGCGTTGGGCGCGAGCAGCCGGGCTGGCCTGGATTGATGATCCCAGCAATACCGACGAACGCTTCGACCGGAATTTCCTCAGGCATCGGGTTTTGCCCTTGCTGCGATCCCGCTGGCCGGGATTGGCCCGCAGGCTCCGCCATACGGCCGATGCCTGTGCCGAGAGCGAAACCCTGAACCGGAAGCTGGCAGCCTTGCAGTGGCAGTCTCTGGCAGGCGAGGGAGACCGTTTGCCGGTGGCCGGCCTGTACGCACTCTCACTGGCAGAACAGAAGAACCTGATTCGCTGGTGGGCCCGGGAGCGGGGGTTTCAACCACCCTCGATCACAGACTGGCGGCAAAGCCTGAACGACCTGCTGTATGCCGGTCAGGACCGGGAGCCGGAACTGCGGGCAGACGGTTTCAGCCTGCGACGATTCCAGGGTGACCTGTACCTGGTTCCGGAGACTAGGCCATTGCCGGAAACGCCGGTCGTTGTTGAGCCCGGCTCTTCCCTGCGCTGGGGTGAGTGGACACTGACATTGGTCGCTAGCCCGAAAAGTCCCCCGCCGCCAATACGGGTATCTACGAGGCAGGGTGGAGAGCGCGTTCGCTTTCATCCTGACGGCCCGTCCCGATCGCTGAAAAAATGGCTTCAGGAGCGTGCGGTGCCTCCCTGGGAGAGGGCCCGTCTGCCGCTGGTTTTTGCCGGCCCGGAAGGAGCTGGGGAGCTAATTGCCATTGGCGATTTGTGGTGTTCTGAACAATACTCGGGAGGCGCCCATGCCGCCGGCTGGCGGCTGGTTGTAGAACGGGAATGTGATTGA
- a CDS encoding CTP synthase, translated as MTRYIFVTGGVVSSLGKGIASASLAAILEARGLKVTILKLDPYINVDPGTMSPFQHGEVFVTEDGAETDLDLGHYERFIRTPMSRRNNFTTGRVYEEVIRKERRGDYLGGTVQVIPHITDEIKRRVVEGAAGADVALIEIGGTVGDIESLPFLEACRQLKVEVGPQRAIFMHLTLVPYIATAGEIKTKPTQHSVKEMRSIGLQPDILLCRSEHEVDVSSRRKIALFTNVEERAVIPLQDAKSIYAIPRMLYEHGLDQLVIERFNLDARPADLSEWDEVVESLMHPQQEVTIAMVGKYMELLDAYKSLIESLLHAGIKTRTKVNINYIDSEDIERDGTGVLANADAILVPGGFGERGVEGKIRTVQYARENKVPYLGICLGMQVAVIEYARNVAGLRDAHSTEFREHTPEPVVGLITEWLDATGEREERTEESDLGGTMRLGAQDCVLSDNSTIASCYGKKTIRERHRHRYEVNNHFLSRLEEAGLKIAGRSTDGRLVEVVEAPDHPWFVACQFHPEFTSTPRDGHPLFKGFVEAALANKKGS; from the coding sequence ATGACGCGTTATATTTTCGTCACCGGCGGTGTCGTGTCCTCCTTGGGGAAAGGTATCGCATCAGCTTCTCTGGCTGCGATCCTCGAGGCACGCGGCCTGAAGGTCACTATTCTCAAGCTGGACCCGTACATCAACGTGGACCCCGGCACCATGAGCCCGTTCCAGCACGGTGAGGTTTTTGTCACCGAAGATGGCGCGGAAACAGACCTCGATCTGGGCCACTATGAGCGCTTCATCCGCACGCCGATGAGCCGTCGGAACAACTTCACCACGGGTCGTGTGTACGAGGAAGTCATCCGCAAGGAACGCCGCGGGGATTATCTCGGCGGCACCGTTCAGGTGATTCCTCACATCACCGATGAAATCAAACGTCGTGTGGTCGAAGGCGCAGCCGGGGCGGACGTTGCCCTGATTGAAATCGGCGGCACCGTGGGTGATATCGAATCCCTGCCGTTCCTTGAGGCCTGTCGGCAACTGAAGGTGGAAGTGGGGCCCCAGCGGGCGATCTTCATGCACCTGACCCTGGTGCCTTACATTGCCACCGCGGGTGAGATCAAAACCAAGCCAACCCAGCACTCCGTCAAGGAAATGCGCTCCATAGGCCTGCAGCCGGATATTCTGTTGTGTCGGTCCGAGCATGAAGTGGATGTCAGTTCCCGTCGCAAGATTGCCCTGTTCACCAACGTCGAAGAGCGCGCGGTCATTCCGTTGCAGGATGCCAAGTCCATTTACGCTATTCCACGCATGCTCTACGAACATGGCCTGGACCAGCTGGTGATTGAACGCTTCAATCTCGATGCCCGCCCGGCGGACCTGAGTGAGTGGGACGAGGTGGTGGAATCGCTGATGCATCCGCAACAGGAAGTGACCATTGCCATGGTTGGCAAATACATGGAGCTGCTGGACGCCTACAAGTCACTGATCGAATCCCTGCTGCATGCCGGCATCAAGACCCGCACCAAGGTCAATATCAATTACATCGATTCCGAGGATATCGAGCGCGACGGTACCGGTGTGCTGGCAAATGCCGACGCCATCCTGGTGCCCGGTGGTTTCGGTGAACGCGGGGTCGAAGGCAAAATCCGTACGGTTCAGTATGCCCGCGAGAACAAGGTTCCCTACCTTGGGATCTGTCTGGGTATGCAGGTAGCGGTGATTGAATACGCCCGCAATGTTGCCGGCCTGAGAGACGCCCACAGTACCGAATTCCGGGAGCATACACCTGAGCCGGTTGTCGGCCTGATCACCGAATGGCTGGACGCCACGGGTGAGCGTGAAGAGCGGACTGAAGAGTCGGACCTTGGCGGTACCATGCGCCTGGGCGCGCAGGACTGTGTGCTGAGTGATAATTCAACTATTGCCAGCTGTTATGGCAAGAAGACCATCCGTGAACGCCACCGTCATCGTTATGAGGTGAACAATCATTTCCTGTCGAGGCTGGAAGAGGCTGGTCTTAAAATCGCGGGCCGGTCTACCGATGGCAGGTTGGTGGAAGTAGTAGAGGCACCGGATCACCCGTGGTTCGTCGCCTGCCAGTTCCACCCGGAATTTACCTCCACGCCCCGCGATGGTCACCCGCTGTTCAAGGGTTTCGTTGAGGCAGCACTGGCCAACAAGAAAGGATCCTGA
- the kdsA gene encoding 3-deoxy-8-phosphooctulonate synthase: MAQNTVNVSGIEVANDKPFVLFGGMNVLESPELAMEVAQAYVEATGKLGIPYVFKASFDKANRSSVNSFRGPGLEKGLQILADIKSKFGVPIISDVHEPAQAAPAAEVCDIIQLPAFLSRQTDLVVAMARTGAVINIKKAQFLAPQEMKHIITKCEEAGNDKVILCERGSSFGYNNLVVDMLGFGIMKAMNVPVMFDVTHSLQMPGGRADSAGGRRAQVTDLALAGMSQGLAGLFLEAHPDPDKAKCDGPCALRLSQLEPFLQRVKAVDDLVKSFKPIDTA; this comes from the coding sequence ATGGCGCAGAACACCGTAAACGTATCGGGAATCGAGGTCGCCAACGACAAGCCATTTGTGCTTTTTGGTGGCATGAATGTCCTGGAGTCTCCGGAATTGGCCATGGAAGTGGCCCAGGCCTATGTCGAGGCCACCGGTAAACTCGGGATCCCGTATGTATTCAAGGCGTCCTTTGACAAAGCCAACCGTTCATCCGTGAACTCTTTCCGGGGACCGGGTCTTGAAAAGGGACTGCAGATACTGGCCGACATCAAGAGTAAATTCGGGGTTCCCATCATCTCTGATGTCCACGAGCCGGCCCAGGCGGCCCCAGCCGCTGAAGTCTGTGACATTATCCAGCTGCCGGCCTTTCTGAGCCGCCAGACCGATCTGGTGGTCGCCATGGCGAGAACCGGTGCGGTGATCAATATCAAGAAGGCACAGTTCCTGGCTCCTCAGGAGATGAAGCACATCATTACCAAGTGCGAGGAAGCCGGCAACGATAAGGTGATCCTCTGTGAGCGGGGGAGCAGCTTCGGTTATAACAACCTGGTCGTCGACATGCTGGGTTTTGGCATTATGAAAGCCATGAACGTACCGGTGATGTTCGACGTTACCCACTCCCTGCAGATGCCGGGCGGGCGAGCCGACTCCGCGGGTGGCCGCAGGGCCCAGGTTACGGATCTGGCTTTGGCGGGCATGTCTCAGGGCCTGGCCGGCCTGTTCCTGGAAGCCCATCCGGACCCGGACAAAGCCAAATGCGATGGCCCCTGCGCTCTGCGGCTCAGCCAGTTGGAGCCTTTCCTGCAGCGGGTGAAAGCTGTGGATGATCTGGTAAAAAGCTTTAAACCTATCGACACCGCCTGA
- the eno gene encoding phosphopyruvate hydratase codes for MTKIANIKGREVLDSRGNPTVEADVILEDGTIGSACAPSGASTGSREALELRDGDASRYLGKGVLKAVGAVNSKIRDALVGKDAADQRALDNIMLDLDGTENKANLGANAILAVSLAAAKAAAISLGKPLYAHIADINGTSGKFSMPVPMMNILNGGEHADNNVDIQEFMVQPVSAKSFSEALRVGAEIFHSLKKVLKVQGLNTAVGDEGGFAPNLPSNEAALAVIQEAVDKAGYKLGTDVTLALDCASSEFYKDGQYQLSGEGKSFDSEGFADYLAGLCERYPIVSIEDGMDESDWDGWKVLTDKLGSKIQLVGDDLFVTNTKILKQGIDKGVGNSILIKFNQIGSLSETLDAIRMAQDAGFTAVISHRSGETEDTTIADLAVATCAGQIKTGSLCRSDRVAKYNQLLRIEEALDGSAPYRGLSEIKGQG; via the coding sequence ATGACCAAGATTGCCAACATCAAAGGACGTGAGGTTCTGGATTCCCGCGGTAACCCCACCGTCGAAGCAGACGTTATCCTCGAAGACGGCACCATCGGCAGTGCGTGCGCACCCTCTGGTGCCTCTACCGGCTCTCGCGAAGCCCTGGAACTGCGTGATGGTGACGCCTCCCGTTACCTTGGCAAAGGTGTTCTGAAGGCGGTTGGAGCCGTGAACAGCAAGATCCGTGATGCGCTGGTAGGCAAAGATGCGGCTGATCAGCGGGCTCTGGACAACATCATGCTGGATCTCGACGGCACCGAGAACAAGGCTAACCTGGGCGCCAACGCCATCCTGGCAGTTTCCCTTGCTGCGGCCAAGGCGGCGGCGATTTCCCTGGGTAAGCCGCTTTATGCGCACATTGCAGACATCAACGGCACCTCTGGCAAGTTTTCCATGCCGGTGCCGATGATGAACATCCTGAACGGTGGCGAGCACGCGGATAACAACGTTGATATCCAGGAGTTCATGGTTCAGCCGGTTTCAGCCAAGAGCTTCTCTGAAGCCCTGCGTGTTGGTGCGGAGATTTTCCACAGCCTGAAGAAAGTGCTGAAGGTCCAGGGCCTGAATACGGCGGTTGGTGACGAGGGCGGTTTTGCTCCCAATCTGCCCTCCAACGAAGCCGCGCTGGCGGTGATTCAGGAAGCGGTTGATAAAGCCGGCTACAAGCTGGGTACCGATGTGACGCTGGCCCTGGACTGTGCCTCGTCTGAATTCTACAAGGACGGCCAGTACCAGCTTTCCGGTGAGGGCAAGAGCTTTGATTCCGAGGGCTTCGCCGATTACCTGGCCGGTCTGTGCGAGCGTTACCCGATCGTCTCCATCGAAGACGGCATGGACGAGAGCGACTGGGACGGCTGGAAAGTTCTGACTGACAAGTTGGGCAGCAAAATCCAGTTGGTTGGCGACGACCTGTTCGTAACCAACACCAAGATCCTGAAGCAGGGGATCGACAAGGGTGTGGGTAACTCCATCCTGATCAAGTTCAACCAGATCGGCAGCCTGAGCGAAACCCTGGATGCCATCAGGATGGCCCAGGATGCCGGCTTTACCGCGGTGATTTCACACCGTTCCGGGGAAACCGAGGACACCACCATCGCCGATCTGGCCGTGGCAACCTGTGCGGGTCAGATCAAGACCGGTTCCCTGTGCCGTTCTGATCGCGTTGCCAAGTACAACCAGCTGCTGCGCATTGAGGAGGCGCTGGACGGGAGCGCACCCTACCGCGGCCTGAGTGAGATCAAAGGGCAGGGTTGA
- a CDS encoding septum formation initiator family protein — MKLLWALMVVLILLLQVRLWVGEGSFAQVWALKQSIAEQREENAELATRNDRLYAEVRNLRNEQSAVEERARMNLGLIQEGETFFLVVEN, encoded by the coding sequence ATGAAGTTGCTTTGGGCCCTGATGGTAGTCTTGATTCTCCTGCTGCAGGTTCGTCTGTGGGTTGGAGAGGGCAGCTTTGCGCAAGTCTGGGCATTAAAGCAGTCCATCGCCGAGCAGCGAGAGGAAAATGCCGAGCTTGCTACCCGCAATGACCGTCTCTATGCCGAGGTCAGGAATCTTCGTAACGAGCAAAGTGCCGTTGAAGAGCGTGCCAGGATGAACCTCGGGCTGATTCAGGAAGGCGAGACCTTTTTCCTCGTTGTTGAAAACTGA
- the ispD gene encoding 2-C-methyl-D-erythritol 4-phosphate cytidylyltransferase, protein MTAPRLWLIVPAAGTGKRMQANQPKQYLRIDQRFILDITLSRLMSSAPFAGCMVPLHPADHWWPETEARQDGRIQTCTGGSERACSVLSALHALAEQVRDDDWVLIHDAARPCFHTRDLSNLIDRVYSHPVGGLLASPVADTLKRASAGELPEVAETVNRSELWRALTPQMFRYQLLVDALESALESGLPVTDESSAMEFSGNMPVLVEGRPDNLKITVPADLELARFILSRF, encoded by the coding sequence ATGACTGCACCGAGACTTTGGTTGATAGTTCCGGCCGCCGGCACTGGCAAGCGCATGCAGGCGAACCAGCCAAAGCAGTATCTCCGGATTGATCAACGTTTTATTCTCGATATTACCCTTTCCCGCCTGATGAGCTCTGCCCCCTTCGCCGGCTGCATGGTTCCACTTCACCCTGCCGATCACTGGTGGCCCGAAACCGAGGCCAGACAGGACGGCCGTATTCAGACCTGCACCGGCGGCTCCGAAAGGGCCTGTTCGGTATTATCTGCGCTGCATGCATTGGCGGAGCAGGTGCGGGATGACGACTGGGTACTGATCCACGATGCAGCCAGGCCCTGCTTTCACACCCGGGATCTTTCCAATCTGATCGACAGGGTTTACAGCCACCCCGTGGGTGGCCTGCTTGCGTCGCCGGTGGCGGATACGCTCAAGAGGGCCAGTGCGGGAGAACTGCCCGAGGTCGCTGAAACGGTTAATCGGAGCGAGCTCTGGCGGGCCCTGACCCCGCAGATGTTCCGCTACCAGTTGCTGGTTGACGCGCTGGAAAGTGCCCTCGAATCCGGCCTGCCGGTGACAGATGAGTCCTCTGCCATGGAGTTTTCCGGTAACATGCCGGTTCTGGTTGAGGGGCGGCCTGATAACCTTAAAATTACGGTACCTGCGGATCTCGAGCTTGCCCGTTTTATCCTGAGCCGGTTCTGA
- the ispF gene encoding 2-C-methyl-D-erythritol 2,4-cyclodiphosphate synthase — protein MRIGQGFDVHAFCEGDSVIIGGVRIPHSRGLKAHSDGDVLLHALADALLGAVALGDIGHFFPDTSDEWAGADSRDLLRRVVARVRDEGFTVVNVDTTVIAQSPKMASHIDAIRLNIAEDLGVPASRVSVKATTTERLGFTGRGEGIACQAVCLLESVES, from the coding sequence ATGCGTATTGGTCAGGGCTTTGATGTCCATGCCTTCTGTGAAGGCGATTCCGTTATTATCGGCGGAGTCAGAATTCCGCATTCCCGGGGGCTGAAGGCCCACTCCGATGGCGATGTGTTGCTGCACGCCCTGGCAGATGCACTTCTGGGTGCAGTGGCTCTCGGCGATATCGGCCACTTTTTTCCGGACACCAGCGACGAGTGGGCGGGGGCAGACAGTCGTGATCTGTTGCGGCGGGTTGTGGCCCGTGTCCGTGACGAAGGGTTTACCGTGGTCAATGTCGACACCACGGTGATTGCCCAATCTCCCAAAATGGCGTCTCATATTGATGCTATCCGCCTGAATATTGCCGAGGATCTCGGCGTTCCCGCCAGTCGGGTCAGCGTGAAGGCAACCACCACGGAGAGGCTTGGCTTTACTGGCCGGGGCGAAGGCATCGCCTGTCAGGCCGTGTGTCTGCTTGAGTCGGTGGAGTCATGA
- the truD gene encoding tRNA pseudouridine(13) synthase TruD — translation MSLWRLDWPTSGGRRIARAQLKTSASDFFVEEVLEPAGSLAGDVSGEVPGSGEHLCLKLEKTGDNTEFVGRELSRLANCRSFDVGFCGLKDRHAVTRQWFSLYRPGREAEDGGLIHEVASRWPVLSGFRDARKLRRGDHSGNRFVIVLRNVSGDRQAIEDALQRLATLGVPNYFGPQRFGRDGANLDRALHIDPSALNRRSRSGGKGRGGKKRAGSEGTKNVLYFSAARSWLFNEVLAARVEDGSWAEASATGPLWGDGGTTASGPQEALERNIVARTPGLAELFSVTRMKPERRSLAARPEDLLWQWQADNCLELAFCLSPGQYATTILNDIFELEDMSLGRHNEQQG, via the coding sequence ATGAGCCTGTGGCGCCTTGACTGGCCAACTTCCGGAGGCCGGCGTATTGCTCGCGCGCAACTCAAGACATCCGCAAGCGATTTCTTCGTGGAAGAGGTTCTGGAACCCGCCGGAAGTCTGGCCGGTGATGTCTCGGGGGAGGTGCCGGGCAGCGGGGAGCATCTCTGCCTGAAACTGGAAAAAACCGGCGACAATACCGAGTTTGTCGGCCGCGAACTTTCCCGTCTGGCGAACTGCCGGAGCTTTGACGTGGGATTTTGCGGCCTCAAGGATCGTCATGCGGTCACCCGCCAGTGGTTCAGTCTCTATCGCCCGGGCCGGGAGGCTGAGGATGGGGGTCTCATTCACGAGGTGGCTTCCCGCTGGCCAGTGCTTTCTGGGTTTCGCGATGCGCGCAAGCTGCGCCGCGGTGATCACAGCGGTAACCGGTTTGTGATTGTTCTGAGGAATGTGTCCGGGGATCGGCAGGCCATTGAAGACGCTCTGCAGCGACTGGCCACCCTCGGCGTTCCGAATTATTTCGGTCCCCAGCGGTTTGGCCGGGATGGCGCCAACCTGGACCGGGCACTCCATATCGATCCGTCCGCACTGAACCGGCGCAGCCGGTCGGGTGGAAAAGGTCGCGGAGGTAAAAAGCGCGCTGGAAGCGAGGGCACTAAAAACGTATTGTACTTTTCGGCGGCACGCTCGTGGCTGTTCAACGAAGTGCTTGCTGCCCGGGTTGAGGATGGTAGCTGGGCCGAGGCCTCGGCAACCGGCCCCCTGTGGGGTGATGGCGGCACCACGGCTTCCGGGCCCCAGGAAGCCCTGGAGCGAAATATCGTGGCCCGGACCCCTGGCCTGGCGGAGCTGTTTTCGGTCACCCGCATGAAGCCTGAACGTCGGTCCCTGGCGGCAAGGCCGGAAGATCTCCTGTGGCAGTGGCAGGCCGACAACTGCCTGGAACTGGCATTTTGCCTGTCGCCCGGGCAGTACGCCACGACGATTCTGAATGATATTTTCGAGCTTGAGGACATGAGCCTCGGCCGACATAACGAACAACAAGGCTAG
- the surE gene encoding 5'/3'-nucleotidase SurE — translation MRILLSNDDGVHSPGLIALYEGLKGLGDLEVVAPDRDHSGASNALTLNRPLTVEEHPNGFRSVDGTPTDCVHLAVNGLFPQPFDRVVSGINTHANLGDDIIYSGTVAAATEGRHLGLPAIAVSLVNDGHFHYQTAARVVRMLLESKRPLVLGPRSILNVNVPDVPWEALAGIRVTRLGHRERAEGAVPMTCPRGRERYWIGAAGVGGDAGPGTDFHAVREGYVSVTPVHIDMTRHEALVPLRDWVDALEDRE, via the coding sequence GTGCGTATTCTGTTGTCGAATGATGACGGCGTTCATTCGCCGGGTCTGATTGCCCTGTATGAGGGCTTGAAAGGGCTCGGGGACCTCGAAGTGGTGGCGCCTGACCGCGATCACAGCGGTGCCAGCAACGCGTTGACCCTGAACCGGCCCCTGACCGTGGAAGAACATCCCAACGGTTTCCGCTCGGTGGACGGAACACCGACAGACTGCGTTCACCTGGCGGTGAACGGTCTGTTCCCACAACCGTTTGACCGGGTGGTTTCCGGCATCAACACCCACGCCAACCTCGGGGATGACATCATCTACTCCGGCACGGTCGCGGCCGCTACCGAAGGGCGCCACCTCGGGTTGCCGGCCATTGCCGTGTCGTTGGTTAATGACGGCCACTTTCATTACCAGACCGCCGCCCGGGTTGTCCGGATGCTTCTCGAGAGCAAGCGCCCGCTGGTCCTTGGGCCGCGCTCCATCCTTAATGTGAATGTTCCGGATGTGCCCTGGGAAGCGTTGGCTGGTATTCGTGTCACCCGGCTCGGCCATCGGGAGCGGGCCGAAGGTGCAGTTCCGATGACCTGTCCCCGCGGCAGGGAAAGGTACTGGATCGGTGCCGCCGGGGTGGGCGGTGATGCCGGCCCCGGAACCGATTTCCACGCCGTTCGCGAGGGCTACGTGTCGGTGACACCCGTTCACATTGATATGACCCGTCACGAGGCACTGGTCCCGCTCCGGGACTGGGTGGATGCGCTGGAGGATCGCGAATGA
- a CDS encoding protein-L-isoaspartate(D-aspartate) O-methyltransferase — MTAQLEGIGMTSRRTRLRLVQRLREAGIESDRVLEVMGEVPRHIFLDEALSHRAYEDTSLPIGYGQTLSQPYIVARMTELMLAHSPANVLELGTGSGYQTAVLSRLFKHIYSVERIKALQDRARERLRTLNARNVFFKHADGGMGWPERGPFDGIIVTAAPIEIPAELLAQLADGGVLIAPVGEEHQVLVEVTRCGDRFEQRELEPVRFVPLLGGVVR; from the coding sequence ATGACGGCTCAGCTCGAAGGTATCGGGATGACCTCCCGTCGCACCCGGTTGCGGCTGGTTCAACGGCTCAGGGAAGCTGGCATCGAGTCGGACCGGGTCCTCGAGGTGATGGGGGAGGTGCCGCGCCACATTTTTCTGGATGAGGCCTTGTCTCACCGGGCATACGAGGACACATCACTGCCCATTGGCTACGGGCAGACGCTCTCCCAGCCATACATAGTGGCAAGGATGACCGAGCTGATGCTGGCTCACAGCCCTGCAAACGTGCTGGAGCTGGGTACCGGCTCGGGTTACCAGACCGCTGTGTTGTCTCGCCTGTTCAAACACATTTATAGCGTGGAACGCATCAAAGCCCTGCAGGATCGTGCGCGGGAGCGGTTGCGGACGCTGAACGCCAGAAACGTATTTTTCAAACACGCCGATGGCGGCATGGGCTGGCCGGAACGCGGTCCGTTCGACGGCATTATCGTGACCGCGGCACCGATTGAAATTCCCGCTGAGCTGCTTGCCCAACTGGCGGACGGTGGTGTCCTGATTGCACCGGTCGGCGAAGAGCATCAGGTTTTGGTGGAGGTAACCCGTTGTGGTGACCGTTTTGAACAAAGAGAGCTTGAGCCGGTCCGGTTTGTTCCTCTGCTGGGAGGCGTTGTCCGCTAA